In the genome of Limnobaculum zhutongyuii, one region contains:
- a CDS encoding DUF1993 domain-containing protein, protein MSISYYQLATQSTTRVLNNLDHLIDMAMAFCTERKIDESVLFNDRLAPDMFPLARQVQLVSDMTKGCAARLAGIEPPSFADTETSFEQLKERIKKTVDFIATLKESNFADCEKRDIKLPWYDNALPAEVFLLQHALPNIYFHIATAYNILRHNGVPVGKRDYIGKI, encoded by the coding sequence ATGAGTATTTCCTACTATCAGTTAGCTACGCAAAGTACTACTCGTGTTTTGAATAATCTTGATCATCTGATCGACATGGCAATGGCGTTTTGTACAGAACGCAAAATTGATGAGTCGGTATTGTTCAACGACCGTTTAGCACCGGATATGTTTCCTTTGGCACGTCAGGTTCAGTTGGTCAGTGATATGACTAAAGGTTGTGCGGCGCGTTTGGCCGGTATTGAGCCACCAAGCTTTGCCGATACCGAAACTTCATTTGAGCAGTTGAAGGAACGTATCAAGAAAACGGTCGATTTCATTGCCACGCTAAAAGAGAGTAATTTCGCCGATTGTGAGAAGCGTGATATCAAACTGCCGTGGTACGACAATGCGCTTCCGGCTGAAGTCTTCTTATTGCAACATGCTCTGCCGAATATCTACTTCCATATCGCTACGGCATATAACATTTTACGCCACAATGGCGTGCCGGTAGGTAAACGCGATTATATCGGTAAGATCTAA
- the tldD gene encoding metalloprotease TldD, producing the protein MNLTLVSEQLLAANKLSHQDLFNVLGQLSERRLDYADLYFQSSYHESWVIEDGIIKDGSYNIDQGVGVRAISGEKTGFAYADQITLNALTQSAHAARSIVSDKGNGKSHVLGSVPYSSLYPAIDPLQSLTREAKIELLHQVDKVARAADKRVQEVNASLSGVYEMVLVAATDGTLAADIRPLVRLSVSVLVEENGKRERGSSGGGGRVGYEYFLEQTEMGVRAEVFAQEAVRMALVNLSAIAAPAGAMPVVLGAGWPGVLLHEAVGHGLEGDFNRKGSSVFSGRMGELVASELCTVVDDGTMMGRRGSLSIDDEGVPGQYNVLIENGILKGYMQDKLNARLMGLVPTGNGRRESYASLPMPRMTNTYMLAGKSSREEIIASVEYGLYAPNFGGGQVDITSGKFVFSTSEAYLIENGRIGKAVKGATLIGSGIEAMQQISMVGNDLALDKGVGVCGKEGQSVPVGVGQPTLKLDNLTVGGTA; encoded by the coding sequence ATGAATCTGACGCTGGTCAGTGAGCAGCTATTGGCTGCGAATAAATTAAGCCATCAGGATCTGTTTAACGTTCTGGGGCAATTGTCTGAACGGCGTCTGGATTATGCCGACCTCTATTTTCAATCCAGCTACCATGAATCCTGGGTCATTGAAGACGGTATTATTAAAGATGGTTCCTACAATATCGATCAGGGCGTAGGTGTTCGGGCGATCAGCGGTGAAAAGACCGGTTTTGCCTATGCGGATCAGATTACGTTAAATGCCCTGACCCAAAGTGCTCATGCAGCACGCTCTATCGTTAGTGATAAAGGAAACGGTAAAAGCCATGTACTGGGTTCTGTGCCTTATTCTTCACTTTATCCGGCCATTGATCCGCTGCAAAGTCTGACTCGCGAAGCCAAAATTGAATTGCTGCATCAAGTAGATAAAGTTGCCAGAGCGGCAGACAAGCGGGTACAGGAAGTTAATGCCAGTCTGAGTGGCGTGTATGAAATGGTACTGGTTGCCGCAACGGATGGTACTCTGGCGGCGGATATCCGGCCGTTAGTACGCCTTTCTGTCAGCGTGCTGGTAGAAGAGAACGGTAAGCGTGAGCGTGGTTCCAGCGGCGGCGGCGGCCGTGTTGGTTATGAATATTTCCTTGAACAGACTGAAATGGGTGTTCGTGCGGAAGTGTTTGCTCAGGAAGCGGTAAGAATGGCGCTGGTGAACCTGTCTGCTATTGCGGCTCCTGCGGGTGCGATGCCTGTGGTTCTGGGTGCTGGCTGGCCTGGCGTATTGCTGCATGAAGCCGTTGGTCATGGCCTTGAAGGTGACTTCAACCGTAAGGGTTCATCCGTCTTCAGTGGTCGTATGGGCGAGCTGGTCGCATCAGAACTTTGCACCGTGGTTGATGACGGTACCATGATGGGACGTCGCGGTTCTTTGTCTATTGATGACGAAGGGGTTCCCGGGCAGTACAACGTGCTGATTGAAAACGGCATTCTGAAAGGCTATATGCAAGATAAGCTAAATGCCCGACTAATGGGGTTAGTTCCAACGGGTAACGGACGTCGTGAATCTTATGCCAGCCTGCCAATGCCGCGGATGACCAATACTTATATGCTGGCAGGTAAATCCAGCCGGGAAGAGATTATTGCCAGCGTAGAATATGGCCTGTATGCCCCTAATTTTGGCGGCGGTCAGGTGGATATTACTTCAGGTAAGTTTGTGTTCTCTACTTCCGAGGCCTATTTGATCGAGAATGGTCGAATTGGCAAAGCGGTGAAAGGGGCAACGCTGATTGGCTCAGGCATTGAGGCAATGCAGCAGATCTCGATGGTAGGCAACGACCTGGCGCTGGATAAAGGGGTGGGCGTGTGTGGCAAAGAAGGGCAAAGTGTGCCCGTCGGTGTCGGACAGCCAACGTTGAAACTGGACAATTTAACCGTAGGCGGAACCGCCTAG
- a CDS encoding Maf family protein: protein MQPIYLASASPRRRELLTLLQIPFERLNTEVEECQRQGEKPLDYVCRLAKSKALAGVLVAEKDYPVLGADTIVVLDDNVLEKPKDTDDAARILQMLSGRQHLVITAIAFANQQDVMCYSVSTEVIFRQLSEQDIIAYIASGEPMDKAGAYGIQGFGGTFVREIHGSYHAVVGLPLVETRELLDAFLAAQAGRIK from the coding sequence ATGCAGCCCATTTATCTGGCTTCTGCCTCTCCCCGCCGTCGTGAACTGTTAACCTTATTACAGATCCCCTTTGAACGTTTAAATACTGAAGTTGAAGAGTGCCAACGGCAAGGGGAAAAGCCATTAGACTATGTTTGTCGTCTGGCAAAAAGCAAAGCGCTGGCCGGGGTTTTGGTGGCAGAAAAGGATTATCCGGTTTTAGGCGCAGATACCATTGTTGTATTGGACGATAACGTTCTGGAAAAGCCCAAAGATACCGACGATGCGGCCCGCATATTGCAAATGCTGTCAGGCCGTCAGCATTTGGTGATTACTGCGATTGCTTTTGCTAATCAACAGGATGTGATGTGTTATTCTGTTAGTACTGAAGTTATTTTTCGTCAGCTAAGTGAGCAGGATATTATCGCTTATATTGCCAGCGGCGAACCGATGGACAAAGCCGGTGCTTATGGTATTCAGGGCTTTGGTGGCACTTTTGTCAGGGAAATTCATGGTAGCTATCATGCCGTGGTCGGTTTACCTTTGGTTGAAACCCGCGAGCTTCTGGATGCCTTTTTGGCAGCGCAGGCTGGGCGTATAAAATAA
- the rng gene encoding ribonuclease G, with the protein MTAELLVNVTPSETRVAFIDGGILQEIHIDRESKRGIVGNIYKGRVSRVLPGMQAAFIDIGLDKAAFLHASDIMPHTECIADNEQKQFHVRDITELVRQGQDLVVQVVKDPLGTKGARLTTDITLPSRYLVFMPGAAHVGVSQRIDSEEERERLKQIVAEYCDEMGGFIIRTAAEGVGNEELAQDAAFLKRLWGKVIERKSRGGTKNMLYGELALTQRVLRDFVGESLDRIRVDSRLTYDSLVEFTAEFMPQMTSKLERYTDKQPIFDLYDVENEIQRALDRKVELKSGGYLIIDQTEAMTTIDINTGAFVGHRNLDETIFNTNIEATQAIARQLRLRNLGGIIIIDFIDMTSEDHRRRVLNSLEQALSKDRVKTSVNEFSALGLVEMTRKRTRESLEHVLCGECPSCRGRGRVKTVETVCYEILREIVRVHHAYDADRFLVYASPAVGDALKSEESYSLAEVELFVGKQVKIQIEPLYNREQFDVVMM; encoded by the coding sequence ATGACGGCGGAACTGTTAGTTAACGTCACCCCCTCTGAAACGCGAGTTGCTTTTATCGATGGCGGTATCCTGCAGGAAATTCACATCGATCGGGAATCTAAACGCGGTATCGTAGGCAATATTTATAAAGGTCGGGTCAGTCGGGTTCTGCCAGGAATGCAGGCCGCGTTTATTGATATTGGTCTGGATAAAGCTGCTTTTCTTCATGCATCAGATATTATGCCGCACACTGAGTGCATTGCTGATAATGAACAAAAGCAGTTTCACGTCCGTGATATCACCGAGTTAGTTCGTCAGGGGCAGGATCTGGTGGTTCAGGTAGTAAAAGATCCACTGGGAACTAAAGGTGCCCGTTTGACCACCGATATTACGCTACCTTCCCGCTATTTGGTATTTATGCCCGGCGCTGCTCACGTAGGCGTTTCTCAACGCATTGACAGTGAAGAAGAGCGCGAACGCTTAAAGCAAATTGTGGCGGAATACTGCGATGAAATGGGCGGTTTTATCATCCGTACCGCAGCAGAAGGTGTGGGTAATGAGGAGCTGGCACAGGATGCGGCTTTTCTTAAGCGCTTGTGGGGTAAAGTCATTGAGCGCAAGAGCCGGGGCGGCACTAAAAATATGTTGTACGGGGAGCTGGCGCTAACTCAGCGCGTGTTGCGCGATTTTGTTGGTGAATCACTGGATCGTATCCGGGTGGATTCTCGTCTGACCTATGATTCTCTGGTGGAATTTACCGCAGAATTCATGCCGCAGATGACCTCTAAACTGGAGCGCTATACCGATAAGCAGCCAATTTTTGATTTGTACGATGTTGAAAACGAAATTCAGCGGGCATTAGATCGAAAAGTCGAGTTAAAGTCCGGTGGTTATCTGATTATTGACCAGACGGAAGCCATGACCACCATTGATATCAACACCGGTGCTTTTGTTGGTCATCGTAATCTGGATGAAACCATCTTTAATACCAATATAGAGGCCACACAGGCGATTGCCCGTCAGCTACGATTGCGCAATTTAGGTGGTATTATCATTATTGATTTTATTGATATGACCAGTGAAGACCATCGCCGTCGGGTGTTGAATTCTCTTGAACAGGCATTGTCAAAAGATCGAGTGAAAACCAGTGTTAATGAGTTTTCTGCGCTGGGACTGGTTGAAATGACACGCAAGCGCACCCGAGAAAGTCTGGAACATGTCTTGTGTGGTGAATGTCCAAGCTGTCGCGGCCGCGGTAGGGTGAAAACGGTGGAAACCGTCTGTTATGAAATCCTGCGGGAAATCGTACGGGTGCACCACGCTTACGATGCGGATCGCTTCCTGGTTTATGCTTCCCCTGCGGTTGGGGATGCGCTGAAGAGCGAGGAGTCATACTCTTTAGCAGAAGTCGAGCTCTTCGTTGGAAAACAGGTTAAAATTCAGATAGAACCACTCTATAACAGGGAACAGTTTGATGTGGTGATGATGTAG
- the yhdP gene encoding AsmA2 domain-containing protein YhdP encodes MRRTSRMLFKIVILLLVLLTLVVGGLRFALPRINEYRQPILDTVNRFTGIPAQVEQMEGKWEMFGPALDLRNISLETSAGKIDISRVTIALDVWESLLHFRFQFRDLTFYQVKGDLDYMVGQSEDSQESSDLTTLENIFLNQFDHFILRDSKLSFLALSGDRVTVELPRLTWLNSRNRHRAEGQVYVSTENGPHGLLEVRLDLRDEEGLLDNGTVYLQANDVNMLPWLSHWFKSNSGFDNAQFSLASWLYIKKGVIDGGDVLLSQGRANWHNDENMHQLDVNQLSVHMSRQQKGWRLDVPSLNLKTDGVVWPAGRVSLFWQPEGIASNGDKWEEMLRIRAENLSLDHINPLLPIFSFLTPDALDIWFKMDPHGNLPLLALDIPLKQPENLHFQAKWQEASWQPWELIPGSNHTQGTIAGSTREGTMSVELNNSILPYSSVFRAPLEVSKANATLNWLNNQNEFRLWSDHIDVQAKSLWVNGGFDYTQPEGSDPWLSILAGIRVYDAGDAWRYFPEPLMGKDLVDYLSSAIIAGKSDNATLIFSGNPVKFPYPEKDGLFEVYAPLTETTFKFQPDWKPLTDMTIDLDFVNAGLWMNAPTAKLGKVNGRNIEAIIADYAKHQLTVDADVDGDGIDVRDYMNGSPLKSSVGAALEQVEVKGNVSGRLQLDIPLDGKNAIAKGDITLKDNSLHIKPIDSTMENVSGTFSFDNGDLMSKPLTAQWFNQPVGLNFSTKQNAKDYGVKVGITGNWSVAKLPWLPKEIASEVAGNAGWKSDVAITLPPKGSAKYDVLFTGDLKGVSSRLPAPLNKSSGSALPVKLKASGDLKGFNMDGTIAGNQAVNSQWVFTKDKTRLTRLAWQMNSQKIPTLSSDERLDMQLPALDGEKLMAVLGSLSAADTSGKTGKFAMPPRWVFRSPQVELAGQFWRDVAVDVDNRSANTQVGIKGKEIDARLSINNNQPWQADIDYLYFNPKKESLLGTTTDSKGKAGKSSLSSINFGRLPSLAIRCKECWGMGQRLGIVEADVRFRPESLSLSNGVIDTGNTRLTFSGDWLRSSAGSATRVDGKLSGQQIDRSMDYFGVYTPLKDAPFDVNFSLAWQGEPWSPQVDTLDGQVVTKLGKGMVDNAGGGHAGQILRLLSFNALIRKLQFDFSDTFGNGFYFDTISGSLKLAKGVATTNDTLIDGLSADIAVDGSIDLAKQRLNLNAVVAPEISATVGVATAFVVNPIAGAAVFTVSQVLAPLWNKISLIRYKIDGSFENPNVNEVLRQPKGEGD; translated from the coding sequence ATGAGGCGAACGAGCCGCATGCTGTTTAAAATAGTGATATTGCTATTAGTGCTGCTTACGCTGGTTGTCGGTGGTTTGCGTTTTGCCTTGCCCCGAATTAATGAATATCGTCAACCCATTCTGGATACCGTTAACCGATTTACCGGCATTCCTGCTCAAGTAGAGCAGATGGAAGGTAAATGGGAAATGTTTGGCCCCGCGCTTGATTTACGCAATATCTCATTAGAAACCTCTGCCGGAAAGATTGATATCTCCCGGGTTACTATCGCCCTCGATGTTTGGGAATCGTTGTTGCATTTCCGTTTTCAATTCAGAGACCTGACCTTTTATCAGGTGAAAGGCGACCTTGATTATATGGTAGGTCAGTCGGAAGATAGTCAGGAATCCTCTGATTTAACCACGCTGGAAAACATCTTTTTAAACCAGTTTGACCATTTTATTTTACGCGACAGCAAACTCTCTTTCCTCGCCTTATCTGGCGATCGGGTTACGGTTGAACTCCCGCGATTAACCTGGCTGAACAGCCGTAACCGCCACCGCGCGGAAGGGCAGGTTTATGTTTCGACAGAAAATGGCCCACACGGTTTACTGGAGGTTCGTCTCGATCTTCGAGATGAAGAGGGGCTGTTAGACAATGGCACCGTCTATCTTCAGGCCAATGACGTCAATATGCTGCCGTGGCTTAGTCACTGGTTTAAATCAAATTCCGGATTTGATAATGCTCAGTTCAGTCTGGCTTCCTGGCTTTATATTAAGAAAGGGGTGATTGACGGCGGCGATGTATTACTGAGTCAGGGAAGAGCTAACTGGCATAACGATGAAAATATGCACCAGTTAGACGTTAATCAGCTCTCCGTGCATATGAGTCGACAGCAGAAGGGCTGGCGTCTAGATGTGCCGTCGCTCAACCTGAAAACTGATGGTGTTGTCTGGCCTGCCGGTCGGGTCAGCCTGTTCTGGCAACCTGAAGGCATCGCTTCTAACGGCGATAAGTGGGAGGAGATGCTCCGCATTCGGGCAGAAAACCTGAGCCTTGACCATATCAATCCGCTATTGCCTATTTTTAGTTTTCTGACGCCTGACGCGTTGGATATCTGGTTTAAGATGGATCCCCATGGCAATTTGCCGCTTCTGGCGTTGGATATTCCGTTAAAGCAGCCAGAAAATCTTCATTTTCAGGCCAAGTGGCAAGAAGCCAGTTGGCAACCCTGGGAGTTAATTCCGGGCAGCAATCACACTCAGGGAACTATCGCCGGAAGTACCCGCGAAGGAACCATGAGCGTTGAGTTGAATAATAGCATTCTGCCATACAGCAGCGTATTCCGGGCTCCTCTGGAAGTCAGTAAGGCTAATGCCACGCTAAACTGGCTGAATAATCAAAATGAGTTTCGTTTATGGAGCGACCATATTGATGTTCAGGCTAAATCTTTATGGGTCAATGGCGGGTTTGACTACACTCAACCTGAAGGAAGCGATCCCTGGTTAAGTATTCTGGCAGGTATTCGGGTCTATGATGCTGGCGATGCCTGGCGTTATTTCCCTGAACCACTGATGGGTAAAGATTTAGTTGATTACCTCTCTTCAGCAATTATTGCCGGTAAGTCGGATAACGCTACGCTGATTTTTTCCGGTAATCCGGTGAAGTTTCCTTATCCGGAAAAAGATGGCCTGTTCGAGGTCTATGCGCCATTAACCGAAACCACCTTCAAATTCCAGCCAGACTGGAAACCGCTGACTGACATGACCATAGATCTGGATTTCGTTAATGCCGGACTCTGGATGAATGCACCAACCGCGAAGCTGGGAAAAGTGAATGGCCGCAATATTGAAGCGATTATTGCTGACTATGCCAAACACCAGTTAACCGTGGATGCCGATGTGGATGGTGATGGCATTGATGTTCGTGACTATATGAATGGCTCACCGTTGAAGTCGTCCGTAGGTGCGGCACTGGAACAGGTAGAAGTGAAGGGTAATGTTAGCGGGCGCTTACAGCTGGATATCCCTCTTGATGGTAAAAATGCCATCGCCAAAGGAGATATTACCCTGAAGGATAATAGTCTGCATATTAAACCGATTGATTCTACTATGGAAAACGTCAGTGGTACTTTCAGCTTTGATAATGGCGATTTGATGAGTAAACCGCTAACTGCTCAGTGGTTTAACCAACCGGTAGGCTTGAATTTCTCCACCAAACAAAATGCCAAAGATTACGGTGTTAAAGTTGGTATAACCGGCAACTGGTCAGTGGCTAAATTACCATGGTTGCCAAAAGAGATTGCTTCGGAAGTAGCCGGTAATGCTGGTTGGAAGAGCGATGTAGCCATCACGTTACCACCAAAAGGCAGCGCTAAATATGATGTGCTCTTCACCGGAGATCTGAAAGGAGTGAGCAGTCGCTTACCTGCACCGCTAAATAAGTCATCAGGCTCGGCATTACCGGTAAAACTGAAGGCCAGTGGTGACCTGAAAGGCTTTAATATGGATGGGACCATTGCAGGTAATCAGGCCGTCAACAGTCAGTGGGTATTCACTAAAGATAAAACCCGATTAACGCGCCTTGCCTGGCAGATGAATAGCCAAAAAATACCGACACTCTCTTCTGATGAACGTCTGGATATGCAACTACCGGCGTTAGATGGTGAAAAGTTAATGGCGGTTCTTGGCTCGCTGAGTGCGGCTGATACCAGCGGAAAAACGGGGAAGTTCGCGATGCCGCCGCGCTGGGTTTTCCGTTCTCCACAGGTTGAATTAGCCGGACAGTTCTGGCGTGATGTTGCCGTTGATGTGGATAACCGCTCTGCCAATACTCAGGTGGGGATCAAAGGCAAAGAGATCGATGCCCGACTCAGCATTAACAATAATCAGCCGTGGCAAGCGGATATTGACTACCTGTATTTCAACCCTAAAAAAGAGAGCCTGCTGGGCACGACTACCGATAGCAAAGGCAAAGCCGGTAAGTCATCACTCTCTTCCATCAATTTTGGTCGCCTGCCATCTTTGGCGATTCGCTGTAAAGAGTGTTGGGGAATGGGGCAACGCCTGGGGATTGTCGAAGCCGATGTGCGATTCCGTCCTGAAAGTTTAAGTCTGAGTAATGGCGTCATTGACACCGGTAATACCCGGTTAACGTTCAGCGGCGACTGGCTACGTTCGTCCGCAGGTTCTGCCACCCGGGTTGATGGTAAGTTATCCGGGCAGCAAATCGATCGCAGCATGGATTACTTTGGTGTTTATACCCCACTGAAAGATGCACCGTTTGATGTGAACTTTAGTCTGGCATGGCAGGGGGAACCCTGGTCACCTCAGGTAGATACCCTGGATGGTCAGGTGGTTACCAAGTTGGGCAAAGGAATGGTTGATAATGCCGGCGGCGGTCATGCCGGGCAAATACTGAGACTATTAAGTTTTAACGCGCTAATACGTAAACTACAGTTTGATTTTAGTGATACGTTTGGCAATGGTTTTTACTTTGATACTATCAGTGGAAGCCTTAAGCTGGCAAAAGGCGTTGCAACTACCAATGATACTTTGATCGATGGTTTATCTGCGGATATTGCTGTTGATGGCTCCATTGATTTAGCTAAACAACGCCTCAATCTTAATGCTGTAGTTGCACCTGAAATTTCGGCCACGGTGGGAGTGGCAACGGCGTTTGTGGTAAACCCTATTGCAGGGGCAGCAGTGTTTACGGTGAGTCAGGTTCTTGCACCTCTGTGGAACAAGATTTCACTGATTCGCTATAAAATTGACGGTAGTTTCGAAAATCCAAATGTGAATGAAGTATTGCGTCAACCGAAGGGAGAAGGCGATTAA
- a CDS encoding DUF817 domain-containing protein, protein MSAIDTYSSSSVMGYARPWYIQGWMRTLPLPLLEFWSFGIKEAVSCIFAVSFFITLALSKFLPLGGLPRYDFVLIVALAVQFALVYSGLETKKELIAISLFHLLGLVLEMFKTAPGIGSWSYPEFAYSKVFGVPLYSGFMYAAVGSYILQAWRQLSVRLTGYPSHLVVIVLAAAIYLNFFTHHFIGDYRWPLTLILIAVFWKTKVHFKPMAREFWIPLPLAFLLIGFFIWIAENIVTLLGGWQYPNQTTSWQIVHLGKISSWGLLVVISFVIVAELKFLNKCKESENKLTN, encoded by the coding sequence ATGTCAGCAATAGATACTTACTCTTCGTCATCGGTAATGGGTTATGCGCGTCCCTGGTATATACAGGGATGGATGCGTACTTTGCCTTTGCCGTTACTGGAGTTTTGGAGCTTTGGTATAAAAGAGGCGGTAAGCTGTATTTTCGCCGTTTCATTTTTTATCACGCTGGCATTGTCTAAATTTCTTCCATTGGGCGGATTACCGCGCTATGACTTTGTGCTGATTGTTGCGCTGGCGGTTCAGTTTGCGCTGGTATACAGCGGACTGGAAACTAAAAAAGAACTGATTGCCATCTCACTGTTTCACCTGTTGGGGCTGGTGTTGGAGATGTTTAAAACGGCTCCGGGAATTGGTTCATGGAGCTATCCGGAATTTGCCTACAGCAAAGTATTTGGTGTACCGCTGTACAGCGGTTTTATGTATGCAGCAGTAGGTAGCTATATATTGCAGGCATGGCGTCAATTGTCGGTGCGTTTAACGGGATATCCATCCCATCTGGTGGTGATAGTTCTGGCGGCGGCTATCTATCTTAACTTCTTTACTCACCATTTTATTGGTGACTATCGCTGGCCACTTACCTTAATTTTGATTGCGGTATTCTGGAAGACTAAAGTACATTTTAAACCGATGGCACGTGAGTTCTGGATACCCTTACCGTTGGCTTTCTTGTTGATAGGATTCTTTATTTGGATTGCGGAGAATATTGTTACGCTACTTGGCGGCTGGCAATATCCTAACCAGACAACCTCATGGCAGATAGTACATTTAGGCAAAATTAGCTCATGGGGATTACTGGTAGTCATTAGTTTTGTTATCGTGGCTGAGTTAAAATTCCTCAATAAATGTAAAGAAAGCGAAAATAAGCTGACTAATTAA
- the nit1 gene encoding deaminated glutathione amidase: MRSANVALLQLCSGDNVRANLAQIEQQIKQLKPHVKLVMTPENALLFADTQTYYKYSETEGTGPLQDAIREMAIRYGIWILVGSMPLISREDPDRLTASSLLFDDKGEIKARYDKMHMFDADVADGHNHYRESDAYAYGQHLTVVDTPVGRLGMTICYDLRFPGLYQALREQGAELISIPAAFTRVTGEAHWEILLRARAIENQCWILAPAQVGRHGSTRRTWGHTMAIDPWGSVVGINADAVEGIKVHVDTSGMQKLREQMPVVKHNRFQPVLKNPLNKSE, translated from the coding sequence ATGAGAAGTGCTAACGTAGCTCTGTTACAACTCTGTAGTGGGGATAATGTGCGTGCCAATCTGGCGCAAATTGAGCAACAAATTAAGCAGTTGAAACCCCACGTGAAGTTGGTTATGACGCCGGAGAATGCGTTACTGTTTGCTGATACTCAAACCTATTATAAATATTCCGAAACAGAAGGAACCGGGCCACTTCAGGATGCCATCAGGGAGATGGCAATACGCTACGGCATATGGATTTTAGTAGGTTCAATGCCGCTTATCAGCCGTGAAGATCCGGATCGTTTAACCGCCAGTAGCCTGTTGTTTGATGATAAGGGCGAAATTAAGGCCCGTTACGACAAAATGCATATGTTTGATGCAGATGTTGCGGACGGACACAACCATTACCGTGAGTCAGATGCTTATGCCTATGGTCAGCATTTAACGGTGGTCGATACGCCGGTTGGTCGACTGGGTATGACTATTTGTTATGATTTGCGTTTTCCTGGCCTGTATCAGGCATTGAGAGAGCAAGGCGCTGAGCTGATCTCTATTCCGGCGGCATTTACCCGCGTAACGGGAGAGGCTCACTGGGAAATTCTGCTGCGCGCACGGGCTATTGAGAATCAGTGTTGGATTCTGGCTCCGGCACAAGTTGGACGCCATGGTTCAACCCGTCGCACCTGGGGCCATACCATGGCTATCGATCCATGGGGAAGCGTGGTCGGCATTAATGCGGATGCGGTTGAAGGCATTAAGGTACATGTAGACACTTCCGGCATGCAGAAACTGCGCGAACAAATGCCTGTCGTCAAACACAATAGATTTCAGCCGGTGCTGAAAAATCCATTAAATAAGAGTGAATAA
- a CDS encoding ribonuclease domain-containing protein, protein MKRNTIGILIFCALLIIVGVAFNKLNSTKHSSIEPRSAENSSQPVDRNKGKPSPADISTQEIDKLTRQDVVASYVRQNKRLPDYYITKSKARSQGWDARDGNLCSVLPGKAIGGDRFSNREGGLPEASGRVWYEADLNYRCGHRGADRLLYSNDGLIYVSRDHYKRFMEVKS, encoded by the coding sequence ATGAAGAGAAATACCATAGGGATACTGATATTTTGTGCATTACTGATTATTGTTGGCGTTGCTTTCAATAAATTAAATAGTACAAAGCACTCTTCAATCGAGCCTCGCTCAGCGGAGAACTCATCACAACCGGTTGATCGTAATAAAGGTAAGCCATCCCCTGCGGATATATCGACTCAGGAAATCGATAAGCTTACCCGGCAAGACGTTGTTGCGTCATATGTACGCCAGAATAAGCGTTTGCCGGATTATTACATCACTAAGAGTAAGGCCCGTTCGCAAGGCTGGGATGCTCGCGATGGTAATCTTTGTTCTGTTTTACCGGGTAAGGCTATCGGTGGTGACCGCTTCTCTAATCGGGAAGGCGGGCTGCCAGAAGCATCCGGACGAGTCTGGTATGAGGCGGATCTTAATTACCGCTGCGGACATCGGGGAGCAGACAGATTACTGTATTCAAATGATGGTCTGATATATGTTTCACGCGACCATTATAAACGATTCATGGAGGTAAAAAGCTAA